A genomic window from Streptomyces sp. NBC_00234 includes:
- a CDS encoding sigma-70 family RNA polymerase sigma factor: MKEAVHISGAPAAGPDLQELLVMVARGDQNAFATVYDAVCGPVLGLVRSVLRDPAQSEEVAQEVLVEVWRTAPRFQPDRGSAMNWVLTLAHRRAVDRVRSAEAASAREHKAALLDRTPDFDEVAEQVETRLEREQVRRCLRTLSELQRQSVTLAYYRGLTYREVSELLSVPLGTIKTRLRDGLIRMRDCLGVNA; this comes from the coding sequence GTGAAAGAAGCCGTACACATCAGCGGAGCCCCTGCGGCGGGGCCCGATCTCCAGGAACTCCTGGTGATGGTCGCCCGTGGTGACCAGAACGCCTTCGCCACGGTGTACGACGCCGTCTGCGGGCCCGTACTCGGGCTGGTACGCAGTGTGCTCCGCGACCCGGCCCAGTCCGAGGAGGTGGCCCAGGAAGTCCTGGTGGAGGTGTGGCGCACGGCGCCCCGCTTCCAGCCGGACCGCGGGAGCGCCATGAACTGGGTCCTGACACTGGCCCACCGCAGGGCCGTCGACCGGGTCCGTTCGGCGGAGGCGGCGTCGGCACGCGAGCACAAGGCCGCCCTGCTGGACCGTACGCCCGACTTCGACGAGGTCGCGGAGCAGGTCGAGACCCGGCTCGAACGCGAGCAGGTGCGGCGCTGTCTGCGCACCCTCTCCGAACTGCAACGCCAGTCCGTGACCCTGGCCTACTACCGGGGTCTCACCTACCGCGAGGTGTCGGAGCTGCTCTCCGTACCTCTCGGCACGATCAAGACACGGCTGCGTGACGGGCTGATCCGGATGCGCGACTGCCTGGGGGTGAACGCATGA
- a CDS encoding 5'-3' exonuclease → MLLDTASLYYRAYFGVPDSVRAPDGTPVNAVRGLLDFIGRLVQDHRPDDLVACMDADWRPHWRVELIPTYKAHRVAVETPAGLADEEDTPDTLAPQVPIIEDVLDALGIARVGVSPYEADDVIGTLTGLAKGPVDIVTGDRDLYQLVDDAREVRVLYPLKGVGSLQVTDEAWLRGKYGVDGAGYVDLALLRGDPSDGLPGVPGIGEKTAAKLLDAFGDLAGIMAAVDDPAARLTPSQRKRLDEARDYVAVAPKVVRVAADVPLPPFEPALPREPRDPAALEALAEQWGLGGALMRLLSTLRS, encoded by the coding sequence ATGCTCCTCGACACCGCTTCCCTCTACTACCGCGCCTATTTCGGCGTTCCGGACTCGGTGCGCGCACCGGACGGCACCCCGGTGAACGCCGTGCGCGGACTGCTCGACTTCATCGGACGCCTGGTGCAGGACCACCGGCCGGACGATCTGGTCGCCTGCATGGACGCCGACTGGCGGCCCCACTGGCGCGTCGAGCTGATCCCCACCTACAAGGCGCACCGGGTGGCGGTGGAGACGCCCGCGGGCCTGGCCGACGAGGAGGACACCCCCGACACCCTGGCCCCCCAGGTCCCGATCATCGAGGACGTCCTCGACGCGCTCGGTATCGCCCGGGTCGGCGTCTCTCCGTACGAGGCGGACGACGTGATCGGCACACTGACGGGCCTGGCGAAGGGCCCCGTGGACATCGTCACGGGCGACCGGGACCTCTATCAGCTGGTCGACGACGCCCGCGAGGTGCGGGTGCTCTACCCGCTGAAGGGCGTCGGCTCGCTCCAGGTGACCGACGAGGCGTGGCTGCGCGGGAAGTACGGCGTGGACGGCGCCGGCTATGTCGATCTGGCCCTGCTGCGGGGCGACCCGAGCGACGGGCTGCCGGGCGTCCCCGGCATCGGCGAGAAGACGGCCGCCAAACTGCTGGACGCCTTCGGCGACCTGGCCGGGATCATGGCCGCGGTCGACGATCCGGCCGCCCGGCTGACCCCCTCGCAGCGGAAGCGCCTGGACGAGGCGCGGGACTACGTGGCGGTCGCCCCGAAGGTCGTCCGGGTCGCCGCGGACGTACCCCTGCCCCCGTTCGAACCGGCACTTCCGCGTGAGCCGCGCGACCCGGCCGCCCTCGAAGCGCTCGCGGAGCAGTGGGGGCTGGGTGGCGCCCTGATGCGCCTGCTCTCCACACTGCGGAGCTGA
- a CDS encoding ABA4-like family protein — MTGALFEIAFLLAAPFWLLMIFAPRLRATARIAASPLTVLPVLAVYVTMAVPVLPELWTAVSSPDIDTFRELTALANGAGAVWAQVIAWDLLLGQWMYLEGRRLGISPLVMGPLLVLTILLSPFGLLVFLALRAGVARAAKKRPDRAAPVAHGLADSPVRGRIFTD, encoded by the coding sequence ATGACCGGTGCACTCTTCGAGATCGCGTTCCTGCTGGCCGCGCCCTTCTGGCTGCTCATGATCTTCGCCCCGCGCCTGCGGGCCACCGCACGCATCGCCGCCTCCCCGCTCACGGTGCTGCCGGTGCTGGCCGTCTACGTCACCATGGCGGTGCCGGTCCTCCCCGAACTGTGGACCGCGGTGAGCAGCCCCGACATCGACACGTTCCGCGAGCTGACGGCCCTGGCGAACGGCGCGGGCGCGGTCTGGGCGCAGGTCATCGCCTGGGATCTGCTGCTCGGTCAGTGGATGTACCTGGAGGGGCGGCGGCTGGGCATCTCCCCGCTGGTGATGGGTCCTCTGCTGGTACTCACGATCCTTCTGTCGCCGTTCGGCCTCCTGGTCTTCCTGGCCCTGCGCGCGGGCGTCGCCCGGGCGGCGAAGAAGCGTCCCGACCGGGCGGCACCCGTCGCCCACGGCCTCGCGGATTCCCCCGTGCGTGGAAGAATTTTTACGGATTGA
- a CDS encoding fasciclin domain-containing protein produces MNTLHFRRAAVAVSAAAVLPLALTACSSDTKDSAAGSTPSAASSAPAASADDSMDTDKPFGPGCASVPEDGAGSFDGMAKDPVATAASNNPDLSTLVTAVKQAGLVDTLNNAENITVFAPTNEAFAKVPKADLDALLANKAELTKVLTYHVVGEKLTPQQLENGSFDTLEKSKLTTSGSGVTYTVNDSSKVVCGNVPTANATVYIVDSVLMPPK; encoded by the coding sequence ATGAACACCCTCCACTTCCGCCGCGCAGCCGTCGCCGTCTCCGCCGCGGCCGTCCTGCCGCTCGCCCTGACTGCCTGCTCCAGCGACACCAAGGACTCGGCCGCCGGTTCCACGCCCTCGGCCGCGTCCTCGGCACCGGCAGCCTCGGCCGACGACTCCATGGACACGGACAAGCCGTTCGGTCCGGGCTGTGCGTCCGTGCCGGAGGACGGAGCGGGTTCGTTCGACGGCATGGCGAAGGACCCGGTCGCGACGGCCGCCTCGAACAACCCGGACCTCTCCACGCTGGTCACCGCCGTCAAGCAGGCCGGCCTGGTCGACACGCTGAACAACGCGGAGAACATCACGGTGTTCGCGCCGACCAACGAGGCGTTCGCCAAGGTCCCGAAGGCGGACCTCGACGCGCTGCTGGCGAACAAGGCCGAGCTCACCAAGGTCCTCACCTACCACGTGGTGGGCGAGAAGCTGACGCCGCAGCAGCTGGAGAACGGCTCCTTCGACACCCTGGAGAAGAGCAAGCTGACCACGTCCGGTTCGGGCGTGACGTACACCGTCAACGACTCCTCGAAGGTGGTCTGCGGCAACGTCCCGACGGCCAACGCCACGGTCTACATCGTCGACTCGGTGCTGATGCCCCCGAAGTAA
- a CDS encoding anti-sigma factor, translated as MSTAELHTLTGAYALHALPDDERIEFERHLGVCEACAQEVRELSATAARLGLAVSRTPSAGLRDRVLREIVTVRQEPPPNGRLARSAGARERARRRTTYVLAACIAAAVAFGGVAVWQNQVAQDARQEANRAEARTEQMAQVLTAPDAKTSSATLEGGARGTVVVSESVNRAVFLASGMERPPAGSVYQLWFDEDGTMRSAGLMDPSRSDEAVLMDGPVDQASGMGITVEPAGGSEEPTSAPLALMSLPA; from the coding sequence ATGAGCACGGCCGAGTTGCACACGCTCACCGGCGCCTACGCCCTGCACGCGCTGCCGGACGACGAACGGATCGAGTTCGAACGTCACCTGGGTGTCTGCGAGGCATGCGCCCAGGAGGTGCGGGAGCTGTCCGCGACCGCTGCCCGGCTCGGTCTCGCGGTGTCCCGGACACCGTCGGCCGGACTGCGCGACCGGGTGCTGCGCGAGATCGTGACGGTACGCCAGGAGCCGCCGCCGAACGGCAGGCTCGCCCGGTCCGCCGGGGCCCGCGAGCGGGCGCGCCGCCGGACCACGTACGTGCTCGCCGCCTGCATCGCCGCCGCGGTGGCCTTCGGCGGGGTCGCGGTGTGGCAGAACCAGGTGGCCCAGGACGCGAGGCAGGAGGCGAACCGGGCCGAGGCGCGGACCGAACAGATGGCCCAGGTGCTCACGGCTCCGGACGCGAAGACCAGTTCGGCCACGCTGGAGGGCGGCGCGCGGGGCACCGTCGTCGTCTCCGAGAGCGTGAACCGGGCGGTGTTCCTGGCTTCGGGGATGGAGCGGCCACCGGCGGGGAGCGTGTACCAGCTGTGGTTCGACGAGGACGGCACCATGCGGTCCGCGGGTCTGATGGACCCGTCCCGCTCGGACGAGGCCGTGCTGATGGACGGACCGGTCGACCAGGCGTCCGGCATGGGCATCACCGTCGAACCGGCGGGCGGGTCCGAGGAGCCGACCTCCGCTCCGCTGGCCCTGATGAGCCTCCCGGCCTGA
- a CDS encoding MerR family transcriptional regulator, translating into MRIGELSRKSGVPVPTIKFYVREGLLPAGQLTSPNQASYDSGHERRLKLIRALLDVGGLSLSAIGDVLRSVDDPGQPVHNVLGVAAKRIALLEGGEAGPELEDAREEVAELLERRGWKVDATSPAGESLAAVLAALRRVGHGGFVELLDDYAAAAEPVARADLDYVGRRVAREDLVESVVVGTVLGEAMFSALRRLAHVDASARAYGEGGEGAGGEAG; encoded by the coding sequence GTGCGCATCGGTGAGTTGAGTCGCAAGTCGGGGGTCCCGGTACCGACGATCAAGTTCTACGTACGGGAAGGGCTGCTGCCCGCCGGGCAGTTGACCAGCCCGAACCAGGCCAGCTACGACTCCGGCCACGAGCGCAGGCTGAAGCTGATCCGTGCGCTGCTCGACGTCGGCGGGCTCTCGCTCTCCGCGATCGGGGACGTGCTCCGCTCGGTCGACGACCCCGGCCAGCCCGTGCACAACGTGCTGGGTGTCGCGGCGAAACGGATCGCGCTGCTGGAGGGCGGCGAGGCCGGGCCCGAGCTGGAGGACGCCCGGGAAGAGGTGGCCGAACTGCTGGAGCGGCGCGGCTGGAAGGTCGATGCGACGAGCCCGGCCGGCGAGAGCCTGGCCGCGGTCCTGGCCGCGCTGCGGCGCGTCGGGCACGGGGGATTCGTCGAACTGCTCGACGACTACGCGGCTGCCGCCGAGCCGGTCGCCCGCGCCGATCTGGACTACGTGGGGCGGCGGGTCGCGCGGGAGGACCTCGTGGAGAGCGTGGTCGTCGGCACGGTGCTCGGCGAGGCGATGTTCAGTGCGCTGCGACGCCTCGCGCACGTGGACGCGTCGGCGCGGGCGTACGGGGAGGGTGGCGAGGGGGCCGGGGGAGAGGCCGGCTGA
- a CDS encoding DUF1365 domain-containing protein, whose translation MNALYPCTIRHVRTTPRRYALRHRTYMWLIDPDRPPRLPAVLRPLARFDARDHFGGGVPTIRAGLERFLAPRGIELADGTVTMLTHARVLGHVFNPLTVYWCRRADGTPLCVVAEVHNTYGERHCYLLRPDAAGRAETAKELYVSPFFPVDGGYRMRLPEPGRRLDLTVQLERAGTRPFTATVRGTRRPATPASLLRVALRHPLSTAAVSAAIRLHGIRLYLRRTPVQPRPRHRTQEGMQ comes from the coding sequence GTGAACGCCCTCTACCCCTGCACGATCCGGCACGTGCGGACCACGCCCCGCAGGTACGCGCTCCGCCACCGCACCTACATGTGGCTGATCGACCCGGACCGGCCGCCGCGGCTGCCCGCCGTCCTGCGCCCGCTGGCCCGCTTCGACGCCCGTGACCACTTCGGCGGCGGCGTGCCGACCATCAGAGCCGGACTCGAACGGTTCCTCGCCCCCCGTGGCATCGAGCTCGCCGACGGCACCGTCACCATGCTCACCCACGCCCGGGTCCTCGGCCACGTCTTCAACCCGCTGACCGTCTACTGGTGCCGCCGGGCCGACGGCACCCCGCTCTGCGTGGTCGCCGAGGTGCACAACACCTACGGCGAACGGCACTGCTACCTGCTCCGCCCGGATGCCGCGGGCCGGGCGGAGACGGCCAAGGAGCTGTACGTATCCCCGTTCTTCCCCGTCGACGGCGGCTACCGGATGCGGCTCCCCGAGCCGGGCCGCCGCCTCGATCTGACGGTCCAGCTGGAGCGCGCCGGAACACGGCCGTTCACCGCCACCGTCCGCGGAACCCGGCGCCCCGCGACGCCCGCCTCGCTGCTCCGCGTCGCCCTGCGCCACCCCCTGTCCACCGCGGCCGTCTCCGCCGCGATCCGACTGCACGGCATCCGGCTGTATCTGCGCCGTACACCCGTGCAGCCACGTCCCCGCCACCGCACTCAGGAAGGCATGCAGTGA
- a CDS encoding siderophore-interacting protein has translation MAERPARQAPQAQGAQVLRTEQITPHMVRVVLGGDGLADFALAGFTDHYIKLCFAPEGADYTHPFDMAAIREEFPRELWPTTRTYTVRAWDPVARELTVDFVVHGDEGLAGPWAMRAAPGDQVTFLGPGGGYGPDASADWHLLVGDESALPAIAATLEQMPAGAVVHAFVEVPDASEEQKIVTPDGIAVTWLHRGDRPVGEALTAAVTSLDFPAGEVQAFVHGEAGFVKDIRRHLRLERQIPLSQLSISGYWRAGQNDDAWRAVKREWNEQVEREQESPA, from the coding sequence GTGGCAGAACGGCCGGCACGTCAGGCACCCCAGGCGCAGGGGGCCCAGGTCCTGCGGACCGAGCAGATCACTCCGCACATGGTGCGCGTGGTGCTCGGTGGTGACGGTCTTGCCGATTTCGCGCTCGCCGGGTTCACCGACCACTACATCAAGCTGTGCTTCGCACCCGAGGGCGCGGACTACACACACCCCTTCGACATGGCGGCGATCCGCGAGGAGTTCCCGCGGGAGCTGTGGCCGACCACCCGCACCTACACCGTGCGGGCCTGGGACCCGGTCGCCCGTGAGCTGACGGTCGACTTCGTGGTGCACGGCGACGAGGGCCTCGCGGGCCCGTGGGCGATGCGCGCAGCCCCCGGCGACCAGGTGACGTTCCTGGGCCCCGGCGGGGGTTACGGGCCGGACGCCTCGGCGGACTGGCACCTGCTGGTCGGCGACGAGAGCGCCCTGCCGGCGATCGCCGCGACCCTGGAGCAGATGCCGGCGGGCGCGGTGGTCCACGCGTTCGTCGAGGTGCCGGACGCCTCGGAGGAGCAGAAGATCGTCACGCCCGACGGCATCGCCGTCACCTGGCTGCACCGGGGCGACCGGCCGGTCGGCGAGGCCCTGACGGCCGCGGTGACGTCCCTGGACTTCCCCGCGGGCGAGGTCCAGGCGTTCGTGCACGGCGAGGCGGGCTTCGTGAAGGACATCCGCCGCCATCTGCGCCTGGAGCGGCAGATCCCGCTCTCGCAGCTGTCGATCTCCGGGTACTGGCGCGCCGGCCAGAACGACGACGCCTGGCGCGCGGTCAAGCGCGAGTGGAACGAGCAGGTGGAGCGCGAGCAGGAGAGCCCCGCATAG
- a CDS encoding NAD(P)/FAD-dependent oxidoreductase, whose translation MSGERRRAAVVGSGVAGLTAAYLLRRTHEVTLYEADERLGGHAHTHDLAASDGRVHRVDSGFIVHNRRTYPNLLRLFEELGVDTQESEMSMSVRCEGCGLEYAGARGPAGLLAQPGAALRGPYLRMLAEVPRFHREARALLAGAETGTDGETGPTLGEFADRGRFSPYFRAHFLTPVVSAVWSCDPVTALRYPARHLFRFLDHHGMLAIGGSPVWRTVTGGSRAYVDRVAKQLSAVRTSTPVRTVRRHGDGVDVVTEDGSTERHDAVVVATHPGQALRLLADPSDEERSVLGAFRYSRNPTLLHTDTRLLPRSRRARASWNYLMPACSADADRVTVSYDMNRLQRLDAPESFVVTLNGADRVDPALVRARMVYEHPVFTPESVAAQARLPALSGPVVAFAGAYQGWGFHEDGCRSGAEAAGALGAPW comes from the coding sequence ATGTCAGGGGAAAGACGGCGCGCAGCCGTGGTGGGAAGCGGGGTGGCGGGACTGACCGCCGCGTACCTCCTCCGGCGGACGCACGAAGTGACGCTGTACGAGGCGGACGAGCGGCTCGGAGGTCACGCCCACACCCACGACCTGGCCGCGTCGGACGGCCGCGTGCACCGCGTCGACTCGGGCTTCATCGTGCACAACCGGCGTACGTACCCGAACCTGTTGCGGCTCTTCGAGGAACTCGGCGTGGACACGCAGGAGTCGGAGATGAGCATGTCCGTACGGTGCGAGGGGTGTGGCCTCGAATACGCGGGCGCGCGCGGACCGGCAGGACTCCTCGCCCAGCCGGGTGCTGCCCTCCGAGGGCCGTACCTGCGGATGTTGGCCGAGGTGCCGCGCTTCCACCGGGAGGCCCGTGCGCTGCTGGCGGGTGCGGAGACGGGCACGGACGGCGAAACGGGTCCGACGCTCGGAGAGTTCGCCGACCGCGGCCGTTTCTCCCCGTACTTCAGGGCCCACTTCCTGACCCCGGTGGTCTCCGCCGTCTGGTCCTGCGACCCGGTGACGGCCCTGCGCTACCCGGCCCGCCACCTCTTCCGGTTCCTGGACCACCACGGCATGCTCGCGATCGGCGGCTCGCCCGTCTGGCGCACCGTGACCGGCGGCTCGCGCGCCTACGTGGACCGTGTCGCGAAGCAGCTCTCCGCCGTGCGGACCTCGACGCCGGTACGGACCGTGCGCCGGCACGGCGACGGCGTGGACGTCGTCACCGAGGACGGCTCCACCGAGCGGCACGACGCGGTGGTCGTCGCCACCCATCCCGGCCAGGCGCTGCGGTTGCTCGCCGACCCCAGCGACGAGGAGCGGAGCGTCCTCGGCGCGTTCCGGTACTCGCGCAACCCGACCCTGCTGCACACCGACACCAGGCTGCTGCCGCGCAGCCGGCGGGCCAGGGCCTCCTGGAACTACCTGATGCCCGCCTGCTCCGCCGATGCCGACCGGGTCACCGTCAGCTACGACATGAACCGTCTCCAGCGCCTCGACGCGCCCGAGTCCTTCGTCGTCACCCTGAACGGCGCCGACCGCGTCGATCCGGCCCTCGTCCGCGCCCGCATGGTCTACGAGCACCCGGTGTTCACCCCCGAGTCGGTGGCCGCGCAGGCCCGGCTGCCCGCCCTGTCCGGGCCGGTCGTCGCCTTCGCGGGGGCCTACCAGGGCTGGGGCTTCCACGAGGACGGCTGCCGCTCGGGGGCCGAGGCCGCCGGGGCGCTGGGGGCGCCGTGGTGA
- a CDS encoding cyclopropane-fatty-acyl-phospholipid synthase family protein — translation MPPSPAPSPSPSASSPPAPPAPYGTGGPDPLRWPDVVALPRASRARTALAERLVRRALSRLPLRARLAGGESVGLGGPLMEIHDPVAFFRRIGASGLIGFGESYMAGEWESPDLVGVLTVFASHAAELVPKPLQRLRGLWALHRPPEQANTPEGAGANISHHYDLSNELFATFLDETLTYSAAVFRGFPAEQALLPAAQHRKIDRLLDMADVGPGTRLLEIGTGWGELAVRAAERGARVVTVTLSREQRELARARVRDAGFESRVDIRLLDYRRITGEYDAIVSVEMIEAVGEEYWPVYFRTLDERLAPGGRIVLQAITMRDERLRASRATYTWIQKYIFPGGLLPSADAIERTATAHTRLRTEQRIRFGMHYAETLRLWRERFTARTAEVDALGFDATFRRMWTFYLAYSEAGFRSGYLDVQQILLTRGAGIPGSPEGSLR, via the coding sequence ATGCCCCCTTCGCCCGCCCCGTCCCCCTCGCCCTCGGCTTCGAGCCCGCCCGCGCCCCCGGCGCCGTACGGCACCGGAGGTCCCGACCCGCTGCGCTGGCCGGACGTCGTCGCCCTGCCCCGGGCGTCCCGGGCCCGCACCGCCCTCGCCGAGCGCCTCGTACGCCGCGCCCTCTCCCGGCTGCCGCTCCGGGCCCGGCTCGCGGGAGGGGAGAGCGTGGGCCTCGGCGGACCGCTGATGGAGATCCACGATCCCGTCGCGTTCTTCCGGCGGATCGGTGCGAGCGGACTCATCGGCTTCGGCGAGTCCTACATGGCGGGGGAGTGGGAGTCGCCCGACCTCGTCGGTGTCCTGACGGTCTTCGCGAGTCACGCCGCGGAGCTCGTCCCGAAGCCGCTGCAACGGCTGCGCGGACTGTGGGCGCTGCACCGTCCGCCGGAGCAGGCCAACACCCCGGAGGGCGCCGGCGCCAACATCAGCCACCACTACGACCTGTCGAACGAGCTCTTCGCGACGTTCCTCGACGAGACCCTGACGTACTCCGCCGCCGTCTTCCGCGGTTTCCCCGCCGAGCAGGCACTCCTGCCCGCCGCCCAGCACCGCAAGATCGACCGGCTGCTGGACATGGCGGACGTGGGGCCCGGTACCCGGCTTCTGGAGATCGGCACCGGCTGGGGCGAGCTGGCCGTCCGGGCGGCCGAGCGGGGCGCCCGCGTCGTCACCGTCACGCTCTCCCGGGAGCAGCGGGAACTGGCCCGCGCCCGTGTCCGCGACGCCGGCTTCGAGAGCCGCGTGGACATCAGGCTCCTCGACTACCGCCGGATCACCGGGGAGTACGACGCGATCGTCAGCGTCGAGATGATCGAGGCCGTGGGCGAGGAGTACTGGCCGGTCTACTTCCGGACGCTGGACGAGCGGCTCGCTCCCGGCGGCCGGATCGTGCTCCAGGCCATCACCATGCGGGACGAGCGGCTGCGCGCCTCGCGGGCCACGTACACCTGGATCCAGAAGTACATCTTCCCCGGCGGTCTGCTGCCCTCCGCCGACGCGATCGAACGGACCGCCACCGCGCACACGAGGCTGCGAACGGAGCAGCGGATCCGGTTCGGCATGCACTACGCGGAGACCCTGAGGCTCTGGAGGGAACGGTTCACCGCACGCACCGCGGAGGTCGACGCCCTCGGCTTCGACGCGACGTTCCGCCGGATGTGGACCTTCTACCTCGCCTACTCCGAGGCCGGATTCCGTTCGGGGTACCTCGATGTGCAGCAGATACTGCTCACGCGCGGCGCGGGGATCCCGGGGAGCCCGGAAGGGAGCCTGCGGTGA
- a CDS encoding DUF1295 domain-containing protein, giving the protein MNGFDGAAFAQALGACAGAAFGVMLVTFALALRKGVHRIVDVAWGVGFAAVALVSYALSAGHGDDVRRLLVTVLTMVWGLRLAVHIARRGRGHGEDPRYAAMLAKARGNPVLHALWKVYLLQGALVLLVSLPVQAAQYLTGPLTWWSWAGTALWSVGFCFEAVGDRQLARFKADPAHRGRIMDRGLWSWTRHPNYFGDFCVWWGLFLFVCEQPAVLGATIVAPLVMSWLLIRGSGKALLERHMAERPGFAEYRARTSGFFPRPPRRA; this is encoded by the coding sequence GTGAACGGCTTCGACGGAGCGGCGTTCGCGCAGGCGCTCGGGGCCTGCGCGGGTGCCGCGTTCGGCGTCATGCTCGTCACGTTCGCGCTGGCCCTGCGCAAGGGTGTGCACCGCATCGTCGACGTCGCCTGGGGTGTCGGGTTCGCGGCTGTCGCGCTCGTCTCGTACGCCCTCTCGGCGGGGCACGGGGACGACGTCCGCCGCCTCCTGGTGACGGTTCTGACCATGGTCTGGGGGCTGCGGCTGGCCGTGCACATCGCGCGGCGCGGCCGGGGGCACGGCGAGGACCCCCGCTATGCGGCGATGCTCGCCAAGGCCCGGGGGAATCCCGTCCTGCACGCGCTCTGGAAGGTCTACCTGCTCCAGGGCGCCCTGGTTCTCCTGGTCTCCCTGCCGGTTCAGGCGGCGCAGTACCTGACGGGGCCGCTGACGTGGTGGTCCTGGGCGGGGACGGCGCTGTGGTCGGTCGGGTTCTGCTTCGAGGCGGTCGGGGACCGGCAACTGGCGCGGTTCAAGGCCGATCCCGCGCATCGCGGCCGGATCATGGACCGGGGGCTGTGGTCGTGGACCCGGCACCCGAACTACTTCGGCGACTTCTGCGTGTGGTGGGGACTCTTCCTGTTCGTCTGCGAACAGCCGGCCGTGCTCGGTGCGACGATCGTGGCGCCCCTGGTGATGAGCTGGCTGCTGATCAGGGGCAGCGGCAAGGCACTCCTGGAGCGGCACATGGCCGAGCGGCCCGGGTTCGCGGAGTACCGGGCGCGCACGAGCGGTTTCTTCCCGCGTCCGCCCCGCAGGGCCTGA
- a CDS encoding molybdopterin-dependent oxidoreductase, whose amino-acid sequence MSRRSRWARAFFAALSGLIAGFCALCVAELVAAAVRPEAGPVNAVGGAVIDRTPPAVKDFAVRNFGTNDKLVLQLGILALLAAFAMAVGVLALRHRRLGAAAVLVFGVVGAVAAVGRPEGLPGDALPSVVGALVAAGVLYFLVGRLAPRTVPSPAAGETEVRADQGTFDRRGFVIAATAAAVASAGAGFVGRRITASVQAGASASRGAITLPVPDAAAPAVPRGADLGIRGLSSFVTPNKSFYRVDTALVVPRVDAGRWRLRIHGKGVARPLTVDFQDLLRRELIERDITLTCVSNEVGGPYIGNARWIGVRLADLLREAGVKPPSRGGPADQLVARSVDGMTIGTPVEDVMDGRDAMLALGMNGEPLPFTHGFPVRMLVPGLYGYVSACKWIKDIELTTFDDYDAYWVKRSWSREAPVKTQSRIDTPRPFASPTAGTVPVAGVAWAQHRGIARVEVRVDGGAWQTARLAAEDSRDTWRQWVWEWPATTGSHTLEVRATDRTGATQTDERVGTVPDGATGWHSVVVNVP is encoded by the coding sequence CTGTCCCGTCGATCCCGCTGGGCGCGCGCCTTCTTCGCCGCGCTCAGCGGTCTGATCGCGGGTTTCTGTGCCCTGTGCGTCGCCGAGCTGGTCGCTGCTGCCGTACGACCGGAGGCCGGTCCCGTCAACGCGGTGGGCGGTGCGGTCATCGACCGCACTCCCCCGGCGGTGAAGGACTTCGCGGTCCGGAACTTCGGCACCAACGACAAGCTGGTGCTGCAGCTCGGCATCCTCGCGCTCCTGGCGGCCTTCGCCATGGCGGTGGGGGTGCTGGCGCTGCGGCACCGGCGGCTCGGTGCGGCTGCCGTCCTGGTCTTCGGTGTGGTCGGGGCAGTGGCGGCGGTCGGGCGGCCCGAGGGCCTGCCCGGCGACGCCCTGCCTTCGGTGGTGGGTGCCCTGGTGGCCGCAGGAGTGCTGTACTTCCTGGTCGGACGGCTTGCCCCGAGGACCGTTCCCTCTCCCGCGGCTGGGGAGACGGAGGTCCGGGCGGACCAGGGCACCTTCGACCGTCGCGGATTCGTGATCGCGGCGACCGCCGCGGCGGTGGCCTCGGCCGGCGCCGGCTTCGTCGGACGCCGGATCACCGCTTCGGTACAGGCGGGGGCGTCCGCTTCACGCGGTGCGATCACCCTGCCGGTTCCCGATGCGGCGGCGCCCGCCGTACCCCGCGGCGCCGATCTGGGCATCCGCGGGCTGAGCTCCTTCGTCACGCCGAACAAGAGCTTCTACCGGGTGGACACCGCCCTGGTGGTCCCCCGTGTCGACGCGGGCCGCTGGCGGCTGCGCATCCACGGCAAGGGCGTGGCGCGGCCCCTCACGGTCGACTTCCAGGACCTGCTCCGGCGGGAGCTGATCGAGCGCGACATCACCCTGACCTGCGTCTCCAACGAGGTCGGCGGCCCGTACATCGGCAACGCCCGCTGGATCGGCGTACGGCTGGCCGATCTGCTGCGCGAGGCCGGGGTGAAGCCGCCGTCCAGGGGCGGGCCCGCCGACCAGCTCGTGGCCCGGTCCGTCGACGGCATGACGATCGGCACGCCGGTCGAGGACGTCATGGACGGCCGCGACGCGATGCTCGCCCTGGGGATGAACGGCGAACCGCTCCCCTTCACCCACGGATTCCCTGTCCGCATGCTCGTCCCCGGTCTGTACGGCTATGTGTCCGCCTGCAAGTGGATCAAGGACATCGAGCTGACGACCTTCGACGACTACGACGCGTACTGGGTCAAGCGCAGCTGGTCGCGCGAGGCCCCCGTCAAGACCCAGTCACGCATCGACACCCCGCGCCCCTTCGCCTCCCCCACGGCGGGCACGGTGCCGGTCGCCGGGGTCGCCTGGGCCCAGCACCGGGGCATCGCCCGGGTGGAGGTCCGGGTGGACGGCGGCGCGTGGCAGACCGCCCGGCTGGCCGCCGAGGACAGCAGGGACACCTGGCGCCAGTGGGTGTGGGAGTGGCCGGCCACGACCGGCAGCCACACCCTCGAGGTCCGCGCGACGGACCGCACCGGCGCCACCCAGACCGACGAACGGGTCGGCACCGTCCCCGACGGTGCGACCGGCTGGCATTCGGTGGTGGTCAACGTGCCCTGA